Proteins found in one Sporosarcina jeotgali genomic segment:
- a CDS encoding DUF6431 domain-containing protein, with protein sequence MIISHNFGIGLKEYQERGISNAFPLFDHCPHCHCVSHGNIHRHGFYWRNGVNDELTVRIPICRMKCLMCQTSFSILPDFLLPYFQYTLFTILSRIKRVLDGKKNNTYRQLLHFHLKRYLKNLKWIHSYFIDNGSVSGISCDERKEAKKYMKRILDFGESSFLRRSWGHLSKYFMAH encoded by the coding sequence ATGATCATTTCTCATAACTTTGGAATCGGATTAAAAGAATATCAAGAACGAGGGATTTCCAACGCATTTCCTCTATTTGATCACTGTCCACATTGTCATTGTGTATCACATGGAAACATCCATCGTCACGGATTCTATTGGAGAAATGGAGTGAATGATGAACTAACCGTTAGAATTCCCATTTGTCGTATGAAATGTTTGATGTGTCAAACGAGTTTTTCCATCTTGCCTGACTTTCTTCTCCCATACTTCCAATACACGCTTTTTACGATTCTTAGCCGTATTAAACGCGTTCTTGATGGAAAGAAGAACAATACTTATCGGCAATTACTACACTTTCATTTGAAACGTTATTTGAAGAATTTAAAATGGATTCATAGCTATTTCATAGACAATGGGAGTGTTTCGGGGATTTCTTGCGATGAAAGAAAAGAAGCCAAAAAATATATGAAAAGGATCCTGGATTTTGGCGAATCCTCCTTCTTACGAAGGAGCTGGGGTCACTTATCAAAATATTTTATGGCACATTAA
- a CDS encoding ExeA family protein gives MYKSFYSLARTPFSKELGSSEAFQSEDYQGAIQGLQYLQKSKGIGLLIGDPGVGKTFTLRMFTESLNPSLYHVVYFPLSTGGVMDFYRGLIYGLGEEPKFRKVDLFRQIQQGIERMAVERKMTPVFILDEMHMAKDAFLQDIALLFNFQMDSKTPFILILSGLPHLKTRLQLQHNRPLAQRLIMKYEIHALSKDEVVTYIAHHMTLAGAKMPIFNENAIEAIALRSQGWPRAINTLTINSLLFGAQLKKEVIDEEVVQLAIEDGSLS, from the coding sequence ATGTATAAATCATTTTACTCCTTAGCACGCACTCCATTTTCAAAGGAATTGGGATCGTCAGAAGCTTTCCAGTCTGAGGATTATCAGGGTGCTATACAAGGACTACAGTATTTACAGAAATCAAAAGGAATCGGTCTCTTGATAGGCGATCCAGGTGTTGGCAAGACATTCACCCTCAGAATGTTCACAGAATCACTGAATCCGTCCTTGTATCATGTCGTCTATTTCCCCCTGTCTACCGGAGGCGTCATGGATTTCTATCGGGGTCTCATCTACGGTCTTGGAGAAGAGCCTAAATTTAGGAAGGTGGATCTTTTTCGGCAAATCCAACAAGGTATCGAAAGAATGGCTGTCGAAAGGAAGATGACTCCTGTTTTCATCCTGGACGAGATGCATATGGCAAAGGATGCTTTTCTTCAAGATATTGCGCTCCTGTTTAACTTTCAAATGGATTCCAAGACGCCATTCATCTTAATTTTATCTGGATTACCTCACCTAAAAACGCGCTTACAATTACAGCATAATCGTCCGCTAGCGCAGCGTCTTATTATGAAATACGAAATTCATGCCCTTTCAAAGGACGAAGTCGTTACCTATATCGCTCATCACATGACATTAGCAGGAGCTAAAATGCCAATCTTTAATGAAAATGCGATAGAAGCCATTGCCTTGCGTTCACAAGGATGGCCGAGGGCCATCAACACATTAACCATTAACAGCTTATTATTTGGAGCCCAATTGAAAAAGGAAGTCATTGATGAGGAAGTTGTTCAGTTAGCCATTGAGGATGGTAGCTTATCATGA
- a CDS encoding molybdate metabolism regulator, translating into MPQNEELLSVGLDAYTLIKTGDIEWDDDLHNEVLDALEKKGLPTETDIEFDWEEDDLESFFPVLWRRFGEEPLG; encoded by the coding sequence ATGCCTCAGAATGAAGAATTACTTTCAGTTGGATTAGATGCCTATACGCTAATAAAAACTGGTGATATTGAATGGGATGATGATCTCCATAATGAGGTATTAGATGCCCTTGAGAAAAAGGGACTACCAACAGAAACTGATATTGAATTTGATTGGGAAGAAGATGACTTGGAAAGTTTTTTTCCTGTTCTCTGGAGAAGATTTGGAGAAGAACCATTGGGCTAA
- a CDS encoding NUDIX hydrolase, whose product MNDYIKTMREMVGNKTLLKIGCGAIIVDPQGRILLQERTGQDIWGIPGGIMEIGETFEETVKREVSEETNLEITEFSLFGIYSGENGFAVYPNGDRVYSIQIIFLSKKYEGSLKPCAESKQLRFFSKEGLPNNMNPHQSPFINDWLNNANTPIVK is encoded by the coding sequence ATGAATGATTATATTAAAACAATGAGAGAAATGGTTGGTAACAAGACATTGCTAAAAATTGGTTGCGGGGCAATTATAGTAGACCCACAAGGAAGAATTCTATTGCAGGAACGAACTGGACAAGACATTTGGGGTATTCCAGGTGGAATCATGGAAATCGGTGAAACCTTTGAAGAGACTGTAAAACGCGAGGTATCTGAGGAAACAAATCTTGAAATTACTGAATTCTCTCTGTTTGGAATATATTCAGGTGAAAACGGTTTTGCAGTTTATCCAAATGGCGACAGGGTGTATAGCATCCAAATCATATTCCTATCAAAAAAATATGAAGGAAGTCTTAAGCCATGTGCAGAAAGTAAACAATTACGTTTTTTCTCAAAAGAAGGGCTTCCGAATAATATGAATCCCCATCAATCACCGTTTATCAATGATTGGTTAAACAATGCAAATACCCCAATAGTAAAATGA
- a CDS encoding DUF4240 domain-containing protein has translation MDKKEFWELIEGSKEFDQDEWLTEQLAQRGLEEVLDFEFLFQELMNASYQSRLWGAAFVLMGGCSDDSFDYFRGWLIGQGEKIFNKVMENQEYLAEYCRRSL, from the coding sequence TTGGACAAGAAGGAATTTTGGGAATTAATAGAAGGCTCAAAGGAATTTGACCAAGACGAATGGTTAACAGAGCAACTTGCTCAAAGAGGATTAGAAGAAGTGTTAGACTTTGAATTTTTATTTCAAGAACTAATGAACGCTAGTTATCAATCTCGTTTATGGGGAGCAGCTTTTGTTCTGATGGGAGGCTGTTCTGACGATAGTTTTGACTATTTTAGAGGATGGTTGATTGGACAAGGGGAAAAAATATTTAACAAGGTAATGGAAAATCAAGAATATTTAGCAGAATATTGTAGACGCTCACTTTAA
- a CDS encoding DDE-type integrase/transposase/recombinase produces the protein MNEKTRDEVALFRYGLIAPLVNQQVEAKTYLNEIEGKMHMVPHYGERKIAAKTVQEWLLHYRRNGFEALKPKKRADRGVSRRLSSDEQDHLLDKRKKSLHMPISVFYEQLIKKGEINKNEVSYSTINRLLKKHNLVGKHIGVTQERKRFAHDKVNVLWQADLSHGPYLTIKEKSVKTFLIAYIDDCSRLVPYGQFFTSEKFDGLRVVTKEALIRRGKPTIIYADNGKIYRSETLQYACAQIGITLAHTQPYDPQSKGKIERFFKTVQTRFYPLLRKDPVHSVEELNERFWRWLEEDYHRRVHASLEGQTPHEVFQSQLDHVTFLEDIDVLDTIFLKREHRKVKADSTITLNKKLYEVPNRFIGESIDIRIDDKGVYIFEEDKRVGEAILVNVHDNAHVKRTRSPFSVAIHSEENGGKTHV, from the coding sequence ATGAATGAAAAAACAAGAGATGAAGTGGCCTTGTTTCGTTACGGCCTCATTGCGCCATTAGTAAATCAACAAGTTGAGGCAAAGACGTATTTGAATGAGATTGAAGGAAAGATGCATATGGTTCCACATTATGGTGAACGTAAAATCGCAGCTAAAACTGTACAGGAGTGGCTACTTCACTATCGAAGAAATGGCTTTGAAGCGTTAAAACCAAAGAAGCGTGCAGATCGAGGCGTATCAAGGAGGCTCTCGTCAGATGAACAGGATCATCTACTGGACAAACGAAAAAAATCCCTCCATATGCCCATCAGCGTCTTCTACGAACAACTGATTAAGAAAGGAGAGATCAACAAAAATGAAGTTTCATACTCTACTATAAATCGATTATTGAAAAAACACAACCTTGTGGGGAAACATATTGGAGTAACGCAGGAAAGAAAACGATTTGCCCACGACAAAGTAAACGTACTATGGCAGGCAGACTTATCCCATGGACCGTACCTAACGATAAAAGAGAAAAGCGTAAAAACCTTTTTGATCGCCTATATAGACGATTGTTCAAGGTTAGTGCCCTACGGGCAGTTTTTCACATCGGAAAAGTTTGATGGATTACGTGTTGTCACAAAGGAAGCATTAATTAGACGGGGCAAGCCAACCATTATTTACGCAGATAACGGTAAGATTTATCGCTCCGAAACATTACAGTATGCCTGTGCTCAAATAGGCATCACGCTCGCACACACACAGCCCTATGATCCTCAAAGTAAAGGCAAAATAGAAAGGTTTTTCAAAACCGTCCAGACACGTTTCTATCCGCTTTTAAGAAAAGATCCTGTCCATTCTGTAGAGGAGTTAAATGAGCGCTTCTGGCGATGGCTAGAAGAAGATTATCACCGTAGAGTGCATGCTTCCCTTGAAGGACAAACCCCTCATGAGGTCTTTCAGTCTCAGCTTGATCATGTAACCTTCCTTGAGGATATCGATGTGCTAGATACAATTTTCTTGAAACGTGAGCATAGGAAAGTAAAAGCAGACAGCACAATTACGCTAAATAAGAAACTGTATGAAGTACCCAATCGCTTCATAGGGGAGTCGATTGATATACGAATCGATGATAAAGGGGTTTATATTTTTGAAGAAGATAAACGTGTGGGAGAAGCAATCCTGGTCAACGTACATGACAACGCACACGTAAAGAGAACACGTTCTCCATTCTCTGTAGCTATCCATTCAGAAGAGAATGGAGGTAAGACACATGTATAA
- a CDS encoding TIGR04104 family putative zinc finger protein produces the protein MTRCTNCNYKWSLKETLKLGFSKKGKDCPNCCERQYISADSQRWFTLGYLSLLFVPFLLFNIKLSNKDEPMW, from the coding sequence GTGACACGCTGTACAAATTGCAATTACAAATGGAGTTTGAAAGAAACTTTAAAACTCGGTTTTTCAAAAAAGGGAAAAGACTGTCCAAACTGTTGTGAAAGACAATATATATCGGCTGACTCACAACGTTGGTTTACATTAGGTTACTTAAGTCTATTATTCGTTCCCTTTCTTCTATTCAATATTAAATTGAGCAATAAAGATGAACCAATGTGGTAG
- a CDS encoding DUF5348 domain-containing protein — translation MKRGILVYDHSIEEWRLWIGHTRYWIQQGYSFEVKIDQYYFTAFLEKDNDWLVTLNGDVVFTLHEHEIYKVRVQKEDYIPVDAPF, via the coding sequence ATGAAACGAGGGATATTGGTCTATGATCACTCTATTGAAGAATGGCGCCTATGGATAGGACACACACGCTACTGGATCCAGCAGGGCTATTCATTCGAAGTCAAGATTGATCAGTATTATTTCACTGCATTTCTAGAAAAAGATAATGATTGGTTGGTAACTTTAAATGGGGACGTTGTGTTCACGCTTCATGAACACGAGATTTATAAAGTACGCGTTCAAAAAGAAGATTATATTCCAGTAGATGCCCCTTTCTAA